The Borreliella burgdorferi B31 genome includes a region encoding these proteins:
- a CDS encoding ERF family protein — MENLSNNNNQEIQNNIQAEIDFLNDMDTLRMNLPLIDKSLKGYGYKYQDFNVIVEVIQNVIKNHNLKLGFWQFPTFVYGKNGEVPVVRTTFYSKSTGYKESLDTLIHTDKLQWNGENGSKNLNTMPQLVGAAITYFKRYALVAYLDIKSEFDTDAAPIYNNHENENSMSNKQVSVNQKQEQKKDINQEKNQLNTFNKNLKSGKAYCYEIFRDALFNIKNWVNEGEEKNNINALIRALCTDNDDALEDLFEKNAELKSIEYWVNFLKKYFNKTNRFDDLNKLKVFMSDNRDVYKTKVLKFFCMLKKERQFNYIFAA; from the coding sequence ATGGAAAATCTTTCAAACAATAATAATCAAGAAATACAAAATAATATTCAAGCAGAAATAGACTTTTTAAATGATATGGATACTTTAAGAATGAACTTGCCACTTATTGACAAAAGTCTTAAAGGATACGGATATAAGTATCAAGATTTCAATGTCATAGTAGAAGTAATTCAAAATGTTATAAAAAATCACAATTTAAAGCTTGGTTTTTGGCAATTTCCAACTTTTGTGTATGGTAAAAATGGTGAAGTTCCTGTTGTTAGGACTACATTTTACAGTAAAAGTACTGGATACAAAGAGTCGCTTGATACATTAATTCATACAGATAAATTACAATGGAACGGTGAAAATGGGTCTAAAAATTTGAATACAATGCCACAACTTGTTGGTGCAGCTATTACTTATTTTAAAAGGTATGCTTTAGTTGCGTATCTTGACATAAAAAGTGAATTTGATACTGATGCAGCACCTATTTACAATAATCACGAAAACGAAAATTCTATGTCTAACAAGCAAGTTAGTGTTAATCAAAAACAAGAACAAAAAAAGGACATAAATCAAGAAAAAAATCAACTGAACACCTTTAATAAAAACTTAAAATCTGGCAAGGCTTATTGCTATGAAATTTTTAGAGACGCACTGTTTAATATAAAAAATTGGGTAAATGAAGGTGAAGAAAAAAATAATATAAATGCTCTTATTCGGGCATTATGTACTGATAATGATGATGCTTTAGAAGATCTTTTTGAAAAGAATGCTGAGCTTAAGAGTATAGAATATTGGGTAAATTTTTTAAAAAAATATTTCAATAAAACTAATAGATTTGATGATCTAAATAAGCTTAAAGTATTTATGTCTGATAATCGGGATGTTTATAAAACAAAAGTATTAAAATTCTTTTGTATGTTGAAAAAAGAAAGACAATTTAATTATATATTTGCAGCATAG